From one Henningerozyma blattae CBS 6284 chromosome 1, complete genome genomic stretch:
- the SRO9 gene encoding Sro9p (similar to Saccharomyces cerevisiae SRO9 (YCL037C) and SLF1 (YDR515W); ancestral locus Anc_1.36): MSSTVAEQKSANQPSVEVAAVATAATTTASATPTPAPTPEPKKQQVLTPAPIPTSSPWKATSTEIPVTILDNSSNNNTSKRTSPIVKHNSSNTKWVPIDASIVISGSKKSHHHKNNKNNNNSSNNSKRSNNNRSNSNRKSNTGSKKHHSKPNQTQDQAESTSNSTADNNAESIKSSTATEGSNEQSESQDSQIEQPQPQTAKKSHSHNHHHHNHHNNANSNNRKHNNNTNGQQQRRQHHAGNGNGHYKSRQNPRFNNRSRFNNQNANNQFTQYYPIQPVMMSVNNIARQLEYYFSAENLEKDTYLRNQLSNEGYAPLSLISKFYRIVNMSFGGDSNLIMAALREIVANPNATIDVSVGTPHTVEPTPVESTESTNEKPIENSASVPPTHSVLSKYFIRSKEFEKWAPKEPKESEFVVEKILVGDVLDEFIIPMISSPSPIEQATTESTEQAKETLTSAPTSNEPEVDTATATINPTTEEK, translated from the coding sequence ATGTCTTCTACAGTTGCTGAACAAAAGAGTGCCAACCAACCTTCTGTTGAAGTTGCTGCTGTCGCTACTGCCGCTACTACCACTGCTTCTGCCACTCCTACCCCTGCCCCAACTCCAGAACCAAAGAAGCAACAAGTCTTAACTCCTGCTCCAATTCCAACTTCTTCTCCTTGGAAAGCTACCTCTACAGAAATCCCTGTCACTATCTTGGACAactcttcaaataataatacttcaaaGAGAACTTCTCCAATTGTGAAACACAATTCTTCAAACACCAAATGGGTTCCAATCGATGCCTCAATTGTCATCTCTGGTTCTAAGAAATCTCATCATcataaaaacaataaaaacaataataacagtaGTAATAACAGTAAAAGAAGCAATAACAATAGATCAAACTCAAATAGAAAAAGTAATACTGGTTCTAAGAAACATCATTCTAAACCTAATCAAACTCAAGATCAAGCTGAATCAACTTCTAATTCTACCGCTGATAACAATGCTGAAAGTATAAAAAGCTCAACAGCTACTGAAGGTTCTAATGAACAATCTGAATCTCAAGACTCTCAAATTGAACAACCACAACCACAAACTGCCAAGAAATCTCACAGCCATAATCATCACCATCATAATCATCATAATAACGCTAAcagtaataatagaaaacaTAATAACAATACCAATGGTCAACAACAAAGAAGACAACATCATGCCGGAAATGGAAACGGCCATTACAAATCTCGTCAAAATCCACGTTTCAACAACCGTTCAAGATTTAATAACCAAAATGCTAACAATCAATTCACTCAATATTATCCAATCCAACCAGTTATGATGTCTGTGAATAATATTGCAAGACAATTAGAATATTACTTTAGTGCtgaaaatttggaaaaagaTACTTACTTAAGAAATCAATTATCGAATGAAGGTTATGCTCcattatctttaatttccaaattttataGAATTGTTAACATGTCATTTGGTGgtgattcaaatttaatcaTGGCTGCTTTAAGAGAAATTGTTGCTAATCCAAATGCTACTATCGATGTTTCTGTGGGTACTCCACATACTGTGGAACCAACTCCTGTTGAATCCACTGAATCAACCAATGAAAAACCTATTGAAAATTCTGCATCTGTTCCTCCAACTCACTCTGTTTTGtccaaatatttcattcgttctaaagaatttgaaaaatgggCTCCTAAAGAACCAAAAGAATCTGAATTTGTCGtcgaaaaaattttagtgGGTGATGTTTTGgatgaatttattattccAATGATTTCTTCTCCATCTCCAATTGAACAAGCTACTACTGAAAGCACTGAACAAGCAAAAGAAACTTTAACTTCAGCCCCAACCTCCAATGAACCTGAAGTTGACACAGCTACCGCTACCATTAATCCAACAactgaagaaaaataa
- the TBLA0A05080 gene encoding dithiol glutaredoxin GRX1 (similar to Saccharomyces cerevisiae GRX1 (YCL035C) and GRX2 (YDR513W); ancestral locus Anc_1.38) encodes MAQHPEVPYVKPSHAVLDQVKAWINAKPIFVARKSDCPYSKKTLETLFDDLHVPKDKVLLITVDEIENGAEVKQAIIDYTGQKTVPNTYINGRHIGGNDDLQKLKQTGELQELLRGIV; translated from the coding sequence atggcTCAACATCCAGAAGTTCCCTACGTCAAACCATCACATGCGGTTCTTGATCAAGTTAAAGCATGGATCAATGCCAAACCGATCTTTGTAGCACGTAAATCCGATTGCCCTTACTCGAAAAAGACACTAGAAACCTTATTCGATGACTTGCATGTTCCCAAAGATAAAGTATTACTAATCACTGTTGATGAGATTGAAAATGGTGCAGAAGTGAAACAAGCAATTATTGATTACACAGGCCAAAAGACAGTCCCCAATACATATATCAACGGCAGACACATTGGAGGCAACGACGATTtgcaaaaattaaaacaaactGGCGAATTACAAGAACTGTTGAGAGGGATTGTATAA
- the TBLA0A05090 gene encoding uncharacterized protein (similar to Saccharomyces cerevisiae LSB5 (YCL034W); ancestral locus Anc_1.39), producing the protein MGLLSRNKNKSKNKFDDDFDNYDEFTDSGNVENKIKKSIDHVSSKNHGALEDELNNLLDLIETNDEYQYYSNQKYAAKIMRKNLKFGYSKQHIRILQLLDLLIIQHIKFTIVFNDEKLLKRIRGIANNSARTSQLRLYDSKVIMAANNYITSWQKFIESNNYVDNNIYYGLLQLSKDVGNDENEEEDNDFDDVNSEDNFYSSRNNNTSRFSRTSSFSTTNNKPDEYPNSPSKPKKRLSRSGSIMSHLSLSKNKKNSTKTFNEPYNDNFDEYLNDNTFSRRERALSRPESFNNEPPIRRIASERSGLGYNNNINNTDSMPRSESFRSDISGHERLRRNTIGFRNERTSPSKLNYNNNNNMRPKRTSYMDDTPNDPDKLYRIPNINLSKAEPKIRTVIADALTAAVSLKNAVTTLPSYKLSTEDESCTKKFIKARAVRRKILSYLQLVKEGELLGSLIHANEELVNALTLYDKRSGLDEEENFKESFDARDHNSSSDLGSEFYDPDDLIEEERFSSDRYSRGQINNPFVD; encoded by the coding sequence ATGGGTTTATTatcaagaaataaaaataaaagtaaaaataaatttgatgatgattttgataattatGATGAATTCACGGATAGTGGGAATGTAgagaataaaattaaaaaatcgATTGATCATGTTTCTTCTAAAAATCATGGAGCTTTAGAGGATGAATTGAATAACTTACTCGATTTGATTGAAacaaatgatgaatatcaatattacaGTAATCAAAAATACGCTGCTAAGATCATGAGGAAAAACTTGAAATTCGGATATTCAAAGCAACACATTAGAATCTTACAACTgttagatttattaattattcaacATATCAAGTTTACAATAGTTTTCAACGATGaaaaattgttaaaaagaattagagGTATTGCAAATAACTCGGCAAGAACTTCTCAATTAAGATTATATGATTCAAAAGTTATCATGGCTGCAAATAATTACATCACATCATGGCAAAAATTCATTGAATCGAATAATTATGTTGATAATAACATTTATTATGGGTTATTACAATTGTCAAAAGATGTTggtaatgatgaaaatgagGAGGAAGATAATGATTTCGATGACGTTAATTCCGAAGATAATTTCTATTCTTCTCGCAACAACAATACGTCGAGATTCTCGAGaacttcttcattttcCACTACAAACAATAAACCTGACGAATACCCTAATTCCCCTTCAAAACCTAAAAAGAGACTCTCGAGATCCGGAAGTATCATGAGTCATTTATCTctaagtaaaaataaaaaaaattcaactAAAACTTTTAATGAACCctataatgataattttgatgaaTACTTGAATGATAATACTTTTTCAAGACGAGAAAGAGCCTTATCAAGACCCGAAAGCTTCAATAATGAGCCACCAATCAGAAGAATCGCTAGTGAAAGGAGTGGTTTGGgttataacaataatattaacaataCCGATTCTATGCCAAGATCCGAAAGTTTCCGAAGTGATATTTCAGGTCATGAAAGGTTAAGAAGAAATACAATTGGATTTAGAAATGAAAGAACTTCACCCagtaaattaaattataacaataacaataatatgaGACCAAAACGTACAAGCTATATGGATGATACTCCAAATGATCCAGATAAACTTTATAGAATCCCTAATATTAACCTTTCAAAGGCAGAACCAAAAATCCGCACTGTCATCGCTGATGCCTTGACTGCAGCtgtttcattaaaaaatgcGGTAACTACTTTACCTTCCTATAAACTTTCGACAGAAGATGAATCTTgtacaaaaaaattcattaaagcAAGAGCTGTGAGAAGAAAAATCTTAAGTTATTTGCAATTGGTTAAGGAGGGTGAATTATTAGGTAGTTTGATTCATgctaatgaagaattagttAATGCTTTAACTTTGTATGATAAAAGAAGTGGATTAGACGAGgaagaaaatttcaaagaaaGTTTTGATGCTCGTGACCATAATTCTTCCTCTGATTTAGGTTCAGAATTTTACGATCCTGATGATTTGATTGAAGAAGAACGTTTCAGTTCGGATAGATATTCTAGAGGACAGATTAATAATCCATTTGTTGATTAA
- the RRP7 gene encoding Rrp7p (similar to Saccharomyces cerevisiae RRP7 (YCL031C); ancestral locus Anc_1.43): MSAKNSGVSKTESMKNGFIVVPFKLPKHKSLKEKTPSYHYMFIKKHQTKLEEESNSLFLVNIPLLANVESLGSIMKKICNQYDTVAHVEDLLYNDEFGLHVVDLSSLTSDLMSTGDISEKRFTPRNTALLKFLDESSLNNCFNALKKYSSMKDKSKLIEWEYTSPSLATFINFYKPLDVEYLKEDIHSHMTLFEQREQQAKEDIQSSIVDEDGFTLVVGKNTKSLNSIRKKILNRNPLSKHENKFKPAPINKNAKEDFYRYQIRERKKQEINELLSKFKDDQEKIKIMKAKKKFNPYT, translated from the coding sequence atgtcagCAAAAAATAGTGGTGTTTCGAAAACAGAATCTATGAAGAATGGCTTTATAGTAGTCCCATTTAAACTTCCAAAACATAAAAGTCTGAAAGAAAAGACACCATCATATCATTATatgtttataaaaaaacacCAAACAAAACTAGAGGAAGAAagtaattctttatttttagtaaatATACCACTATTAGCAAATGTTGAAAGTTTAGGCTCTATCATGAAGAAAATTTGTAATCAATATGATACAGTGGCACATGTAGAGGATCTTCTatataatgatgaatttggTTTACATGTGGTAGATTTATCCAGCTTAACTTCAGATCTTATGTCCACTGGTGACATATCTGAAAAAAGATTTACTCCAAGAAATACAGCACTATTAAAATTCTTAGATGAATCAAGTTTAaacaattgttttaatgcattaaaaaaatattctagTATGAAAGATAAAAGTAAACTAATAGAATGGGAATATACCTCACCATCCCTTGCAAcctttattaatttttacaaGCCTTTAGatgttgaatatttaaaggaAGACATTCATTCTCACATGACACTTTTCGAACAAAGAGAACAACAAGCCAAAGAAGATATTCAAAGTTCTATTGTAGATGAAGATGGGTTTACATTGGTTGTTGGTAAGAACACTAAGTCCTTAAACTCtattagaaaaaagattttaaatagAAACCCATTATCCAAacatgaaaataaatttaaacctgcaccaattaataaaaatgccAAAGAAGATTTCTATAGATATCAAATTAGAGAACGTAAGAAGcaagaaattaatgaattgttaagtaaatttaaagatgatcaagaaaagattaaaataatgaaggcaaagaagaaattcaatCCATATACATAG
- the SDH7 gene encoding Sdh7p (similar to Saccharomyces cerevisiae ACN9 (YDR511W); ancestral locus Anc_1.44), with protein sequence MKGTRQLLMATRRSVNRPPRQLLLPPLQLYRRILREHKNLPQLQRELGNQYLKNEFRLHKDIENPLHIVGFLTSWQDYLSTISNGSWDSEKMTSAVLEKMSPEQITQLYELMKETQNVRDGTPETTNETKTE encoded by the coding sequence atGAAAGGAACTAGACAATTATTGATGGCAACCCGTAGATCTGTAAATAGACCTCCAAGACAACTTTTACTACCACCTTTACAACTTTACAGAAGAATTCTAAGAGAACATAAGAACCTCCCACAGTTACAAAGAGAGCTAGGtaatcaatatttaaaaaatgaatttcgGTTGCATAAAGATATCGAGAATCCGTTACATATTGTTGGATTTCTAACTAGTTGGCAAGACTATTTATCAACAATTAGTAATGGATCTTGGGACTCAGAGAAGATGACTTCTGCagttttagaaaaaatgtCACCAGAACAAATTACTCAATTATATGAACTAATGAAAGAAACTCAAAATGTACGTGATGGAACCCCTGAAACTACTAACGAGACAAAAACtgaatga
- the FUS1 gene encoding Fus1p (similar to Saccharomyces cerevisiae FUS1 (YCL027W); ancestral locus Anc_1.48) has product MSNDIPTRVSVLAPSHMQSSNSITTSTSSASMIFNQTASPSAAFEQVSGKPNSGNSGIVGLAIGLPIGIFCICLILVMLYFYFKKSHAQKMSQFYSPRNINNNSQTPHSNWISEFLYGNNTPLYSSKGLYPMTGKDWAPHEGVSAKIKYHISQPVIPEEHIQSPRDIISKEKNKEINQNMYLNNTSHISKKFIRTPRTITGQYLPSELPLELEKTEESLDMTMARWFQNGTTYIKNYSFALPTALKTPTIQLKKMNFLNNIEKGFVDLEKDQYYDERSPILSEADTNIPSKYDSLFKNDNISSLEVSTKHESITYGTIKEQVLEIATPKNAKMGHLIDTNIIDVKNIPKKKKKSKRRKKYLESKPLPLTPNSKLIKDNNDNNNNSEFKEIKKSIVGTDEFKPGAVCRVVEEYSPILKEEIHLYVGEFVKILTTHTDGWCIVEKCHFDGSTKTLINFEKTDISGMDYLNEDRGIVPGKVLRKYNPGAV; this is encoded by the coding sequence atgtcAAATGATATACCCACTCGAGTTTCTGTCTTAGCACCTTCGCATATGCAGTCTTCTAATAGTATTACAACTAGTACAAGCTCAGCATCCATGATATTCAATCAAACTGCTTCTCCTAGCGCTGCTTTTGAACAAGTATCTGGAAAACCTAATTCTGGTAATTCAGGGATAGTTGGGCTTGCCATTGGATTACCAATTGgtatattttgtatttgtcTAATACTAGTTATGCTATATTTctactttaaaaaatcgCATGCTCAAAAAATGAGTCAGTTTTATTCACCAAGAAacataaataataacagtCAGACCCCACATAGTAATTGGATTTCAGAATTTTTATATGGTAATAATACCCCATTATATTCATCAAAGGGACTATATCCAATGACTGGAAAGGATTGGGCACCACATGAAGGTGTCTCAGcgaaaattaaatatcaTATTTCTCAACCAGTTATACCGGAAGAACATATTCAATCACCCAGAGATATCATatctaaagaaaaaaataaagagattaatcaaaatatgTATCTAAATAACACTAGTCATATATCAAAGAAATTTATCAGAACACCCAGAACAATAACAGGACAATATCTGCCATCTGAGTTACCTcttgaattagaaaaaacaGAAGAATCTTTAGATATGACCATGGCTAGGTGGTTTCAAAATGGTACtacatatattaaaaactaTTCATTTGCTTTACCAACAGCTTTAAAAACGCCAActattcaattgaaaaaaatgaattttttgaataatatagaGAAGGGATTTGTTGATCTTGAAAAGGATCAATATTATGATGAACGATCTCCGATACTAAGTGAGGCGGATACAAATATCCCTTCAAAGTATGATAGtctatttaaaaatgataacaTTAGCTCTCTTGAAGTTTCTACTAAACACGAGTCTATAACATATGGTACGATAAAAGAGCAAGTTTTAGAAATCGCAACCCCTAAAAATGCCAAAATGGGGCATTTAATAGATACTAATATAATAGatgttaaaaatataccaaagaagaagaagaaaagtaaaagaagaaaaaaatatttagagTCAAAACCATTACCATTGACaccaaattcaaaattaattaaggataataatgataacaataataatagcgaatttaaagaaattaaaaaaagcatAGTAGGAACTGATGAATTCAAGCCTGGCGCTGTCTGCCGAGTAGTAGAAGAATATTCACCAATActaaaagaagaaattcatTTGTATGTCGGAGaatttgtaaaaatattaaccACGCATACTGATGGTTGGTGCATAGTGGAAAAATGTCATTTTGATGGATCCACtaaaactttaattaattttgaaaaaacagATATTTCAGGAATGGActatttaaatgaagataGGGGGATTGTTCCTGGTAAGGTATTAAGGAAGTATAATCCTGGGGCTGTGTAA
- the TBLA0A05130 gene encoding uncharacterized protein encodes MPTSTSSFYLKPIAERRTVYNLRPQLPSGITVDVLQESVHTIIKNVPTHFNCQLNRTIILTGDAHKKVWNSVAKDTNGARRPVAVRDKAFDSIIFFVDEAVTKKLQKEYPAHPDLLPLFGEQVSGATQIQSWTMIEAMGIGANLQNFNQQIQVALPVDIPKSWIVK; translated from the coding sequence ATGCCAACTTCTACATCTTCTTTTTACCTTAAACCAATTGCTGAAAGACGTACCGTTTACAATTTAAGACCTCAATTACCTTCAGGTATTACAGTTGATGTTCTACAAGAATCTGTACATactataattaaaaatgttcCAACTCACTTCAATTGCCAATTAAACCGCACCATTATCTTAACTGGTGATGCTCATAAGAAGGTTTGGAATAGTGTTGCTAAAGATACTAATGGTGCTAGAAGACCAGTAGCTGTAAGAGATAAGGCCTttgattcaattattttctttgtcGATGAAGCCGTCACCAAGAAGCTACAGAAGGAATACCCAGCTCATCCTGActtattaccattattcGGTGAACAAGTGTCTGGTGCTACACAAATCCAGTCTTGGACCATGATAGAAGCCATGGGTATAGGAGCAAACTTACAAAACTTTAATCAACAAATACAAGTTGCTTTACCAGTAGATATTCCAAAGAGTTGGATAGTTAAATAA
- the TBLA0A05140 gene encoding uncharacterized protein translates to MSSKDFKIEPNHTNLNAIQQHFDELKMELSKKQQFLEKGTIVTPTTSISSITSLSSKSNQISFWKRKDNKLQNDIFKLQIKITKLERYLEEEKEGSLIQHVKTVAKEINEDSKITVANEIKEKSKITVAREINEDSKITVASEIKEKSKRTVANEIREQTNTTVAAEISGRSNATFSKELRVKSHSNRHTKTVAEELTDISHVSMKRDRTQNSQKSTTPTPIIKSKKTNDKDRSFIIIHSTKFFHIFGKVL, encoded by the coding sequence atgtCTAGCAAAGATTTCAAGATTGAACCAAACCATACCAATTTAAATGCAATTCAACAACATTTCGATGAATTAAAGATGGAATTAAgtaaaaaacaacaatttCTAGAAAAAGGCACCATAGTGACTCCAACGACTTCCATTTCCTCCATTACTTCTCTTTCTAGTAAATCTAAtcaaatatctttttggaAAAGAAAGGACAATAAGCTtcaaaatgatatttttaagttGCAAATAAAGATTACAAAATTAGAAAGAtatttagaagaagaaaaagaaggtTCTTTGATTCAACATGTGAAAACTGTAGCCAAAGAAATCAATGAAGATTCTAAAATTACTGTCgcaaatgaaataaaagaaaaatcaaaaataacAGTGGCCAGagaaattaatgaagattCTAAAATCACTGTCGCAAgtgaaattaaagaaaagtCCAAAAGAACTGTAGCTAATGAAATTAGAGAACAAACTAACACTACTGTAGCAGCTGAAATAAGCGGTAGATCAAATGCCACTTTTTCTAAAGAACTTCGTGTAAAATCTCATTCTAATAGACATACAAAGACAGTGGCTGAGGAACTTACTGATATATCACACGTAAGCATGAAGAGAGATAGAACCCAAAATTCACAAAAGAGTACAACACCAACTCccattattaaatcaaaaaaaactaatgACAAAGATAGaagttttattataatacaTTCAACCAAATTTTTCCACATTTTTGGAAAAGTGTTATAG